TGAGTTCCACACCGCTATCTTTCAGATCGACCAAGCTAACAAAACCGAACTGCATCAAGGGCACATCCCATAAACGGTCTTTCACCATTCTCGACAAATCCTCAATTGGTCCGTCTATCCGCTAGTCGATACCCGACCCAGCGTGAACGGACGCAAGCAAGCGAACGCATCATTTCAACAGGGGAGCGAAATGCCTCTTCCGATCGATGATGCCACCACCACACGCCGCCGTCTGACTACCTACTATTCGGTGGCTTTGCTAATAGTTGCCAGCATGCTGGTGCTGGGCTTCGTCACGCTGTCTTGGCAACTCGGCAAGAACCAAGGCGATGCGAAGCTGATTAATGTCAGCGGTCGCCAGCGAATGCTATCGCAGCGCATCTCGTTGTTATCTTCGAGTCTGTTGGATCCTGATAAAGAGCAAGTCAGACCGGGTCTGCGGGACGACCTACTCGGTGCGATTGAACTGATGCAAACGAGCCAAGATTGGCTGACCGGCACGGTGAACGACGCTTCGACTGGAATGGCTAACGAGCCAACCGTTGAGGCACACAACACGAACGCGAATCGTGAATCAGCTTCCAGCCATCCAATGAGTGCGACACTGCGTACGCTCTACTTCGGTGACGATGGCGTTCACACGCTCGTGACGGCTCACCTTGCCGACGCCAAACGTTTGGCCGCAATCGTGGACGCTGATGGGTCGACCTCGGAAGCGAGAACGCTTGCAACTGCAATCCACGACCGAGCAATCTCGAACGGGATGCTCGACAAACTGGATCGCATCGTTGAACAGTACGAGTCGGAAGCGGAGTTAAAGCTGAAGCGTTTTTGGTGGCTGGAGTTCCTGTTCTTGATGGTGGGCTTGATTGCGTTGGCAGCGGAAGCGATCTTGATCTTTCGTCCGATGGTTCGATCTGCCGTTAAGAGCCTTTCCGAATTGCAATCTGCCAATGACGAGCTGGTAGAGTTTTCCTACCGCATCTCGCATGACCTAAGAGCACCGATACTTTCGTCAATCGGAATTTTGGAAATCACCAAGGATGCTCTTAATCAGAATGATGTCGAAGAAGCCAAAGAATCATTGAGTCATATCGGGAACGCACTCAATCGTGTTTCCGCAACTTCCGATGACATCGTCCAACTGACCAAGCTGCGAATGACGGATGTCGAGGACGAGACCTTCCGGCTGACACAAGTAATCCAGGAATCGCTGGCGGACCTCGCCGGCATGCCGGGCTATTCCGACGTGACCATCAACACCGAGGTTGACGACTGTGATCTAATTCATACGAAGCGAACGTTGGTTCAACAATCGATCAAGAACCTGGTATCTAACGCGATCAGGTACCATGACCCGAATGTCGATTCTCCCGTTGCCGAAATCAAAGCAACCGTCCATGACGGAACCTGCGTCATCTCGGTCAGCGACAATGGATTGGGAATAGCGGCGGAATACCATTCGAAGCTATTTTCGATGTTCCAACGCTTCCATCCGAAGGTTTCACTGGGCAGCGGACTCGGGCTTTATCTGGTCAAACAAAATGCGGCTGCACTGGAAGGCGAGGCCAGCTACACTCCTCGCGACAAGGGTTCACGTTTTACAATATCGTTTCCGGTTCAAGCAGGGACAAAAAACAGTTGAATACAATCTTGTTGATCGACGATGACGAAGTTGATCAATATCTTTGCGAACGCGTCTTCAAACGCAGCGACTTCTCAGCGACTCTGTTGACCGCCAGCGATGGTGTGGAAGCACTTGAGTTACTGCGTGATGCTGAAACTTTGCCCGACTTGATTCTGTTAGACATCAACATGCCACGCATGAACGGGCACGAGTTCCTGCTTGAATACAGCAAACTTGGGCATCGGGAAATTCCTGTAATCGTCATGCTGACCAGCTCTGATCTGAACCGGGATCGAGACGATGCATTGAAGCACCCAGCTGTCCAAGATTACATCCTGAAACCGTTTCGCAAAGAAATGATCGAAAAGCTGGATGCTCTGGTCAAATCGGTCAAAAAAAGCCTTCAATAAAGCGGCATTCGACACAAAGGCTTCCCGCGGAACAGCCTGTTGGCTAACTGGCTTATTCACCTCACCAGGCGCAGTTCAGGTGCACAGCGTGACAATTCGATGCGATCCCATCTCTCGGCAAGACGGCAAAAGATCGGCAATCTGCGGCGTAGCGGCCTCGTCAACCAGGCATTTCACACCGCATCGTTCGCTCCAACTGCGACCCCGCGATCCAGTCGATGACGCCTCTTGCCATTCAGTTTGAACGTGGCGACCGGTTTTATGGCAGCGTCTCGACACGGCTGCTCAAAACTCCTTCTCGAAATTTCTTCACGGAATTCTTCTCTTGGAGGGGGGACCAAGCGAAATCCGTTGGTATTTGGGCCCAATTGCAGGGCTCTTAGGGATTACTTGACAAACGTCTGCCAGAAATCTCCACCAACTTCATCCGCTTGGGGGTTTTGTTGGTACGATGACCGCGCAGTAACTCGGGTTGGGTTTTTCGATCCAGACGAATACTGCGACTCACCTCTAAGGAAATTGAATATGGCTGAAGGCACGATCAAGCGACTTACCGACAAAGGTTTCGGATTCATTGACGTTGGCAGCTCGAAGGATCTGTTCTTCCACTCGTCCAGCGTACAAGGCGGAGGCTTTGACCAGCTTCGTGAAGGTCAACGCGTTACCTTCACCGAAGGCAGCGGACCTAAGGGCCCATGTGCCGAGAACGTTCAAGAAGCTTAGTCTTCCTGAAGTAATCCGCTTTCGTCTCAACTAAGGCCAGTTTTTGAACTTGCAACAGTTGACCTACACGATAGCAAAACCGAGGAAATGAAGGACGAACCGAACGCAAGTCAGCCAGATCTTCAAACACGTCAGTGTCCAGGCAGGTTCGATTGAATTGAACCTGCCTCATTGCAGAGTTGCCGAGCTTTGTGGTTGCAGACTCATCGCGTAGTGACGCACTACAGAGTATAGCAACCTCAGTGAAGCACCTATGTCGAAGATTAATCTCGAGATTCTGGCGTACGACGACAGTCCGCTAGGCCCCTTGTGTTTACGTCGGCGAGAACTACTCTCGAAACCCGGCACGTTCGTCACCGAGGTGACGCTCAACCACGAATTCTTGATGAGCAGTCTCTACACCGACTCCGAAAGTGAGTTGGCCAGAATTGCGATCGAGATGTCCGTTGGTGAACATCTCAAAGTATTGGTTGGCGGTCTCGGACTAGGCTACACCGCCTATCAAGCACTGCGTTCCCCCCGTGTCGCGAAGGTGGAAGTCGTCGACCTGCTTCCGCAAGTCATCCAGTGGCTGAAAGACGGCTTGGTCCCACTGTCACAAGAACTAAACGCAGAATCACGCTTGGATGTCCAGCAAGGTGACGTCTACGCCCGACTCGCGGGCACTCCCGATCGTCTGTTCGATGTCATCCTGATCGACGTGGACCATTCTCCCGATGAACGACTCGGCGAGGAAAACGCTTCGTTCTATTCCGTTGACGGACTGCGAGCGGCAAAAGAGCACCTTGCCCCCAATGGCGTGTTGGCCGTTTGGTCCTACGCCGAAAGCTCCCCCTTCGCCGACGCATTAAGGCAAGTCTTCGATCACGTTCGAGTCGAACCGGTCACCTACGACAACCAACTAATCGACGAACGCCTCACCGACTGGCTATTCTTCGCAAAGCGTTGATCGAAGTCCGCCGCCTCTCTCTGTGAACTCCGTGTCCTCTGTGGCAAAATTCTGCCAGCACCTTCGCCGCGATGCCCAACGACCAAACTCACAACGGATGAAAAGCGGGAACGGAACGCTAGAAAACATGTGGCTCATTGTTTGCCACTGAGATCACCGAGGACACTGAGGAACATAATGAGTGATGGATTGACAGAGAAGATCATTGGAGCGGCGATTGAGGTGCATCGCTTGCTGGGACCAGGACTATTGGAATCCATTTACGAAGAAGCTCTGTGTTATGAGTTGCAATTGCATGGTGTTGCGTGCGAGCGTCAAAAAGACCCGTCGACGCAATCCGCCGCCTCTCTCTGTGACCTCCGTGTCCTCTGTGGCAAAATTGCACCAGCACCACCGCGGCGATGCCAACGACAAAACTCACAACGGATGAAAAGCGGGAACGGAACGCGATAAGACATGCGGCTCATCGTTTGCCACAGAGATCACCGAGCACACGGAGGGAAACGATGAGTGATGGATTGACGGAGAAGACTATTTTCAGTCGGTGGCATCTTCAATGCCGATTCGTTCAATCGCATACAAGCCAAACGTGGCCAGCCAGTGGTCGCCCTCGTAGTGTCCGCTGTTGATGTACTTCATTCCGGCATTCAGATGCAACTTAGCGGCCGCGATCAACGGCTGGCGAAGCGGGTGATCCTCACGCAACGCTGACGCAACGGACTGCAAGCACCACGCTCGACTCAGATTCAAACCAGCAAGATGGACAATCTTAGGATCGCTCACGTCACTGACATCGACGGGAGCAATCGTGCCGTCCGTAAGCTGTGCAGCTGCGTGGGGTACGAAAGAACTGAGCCAGTCTTCGAACTGGTCGGCTGGCAACACCCGCCGCATCAAGTCCGCTTCATTCCAACACGACGAAAAGAAGTCGTGCCCCGATGGCTCGTAATGCACGGGGTAGTCCGTATCGGAACCATAGAAAGCCCGCGAACGCTCCACCACAAGTCGCTCCAACTTGACTTGTTTCTTCGCGCGAGCATAGTCAAGGATTTGGCCCAGTGCGAAGCTCGTATCGGTGTGTTGGCCAATCCGGATCGGGTAGGTCAGCAATGGCAAGTACGCTTCCGTCCGCGAGACAAGCACGTCTTCGAGGGGACGCAGGTTTTCTCGCCATCGAGTCGCATCAGCGTCCTGCCAGTTGTCCAGCTCCATTGTCAAACGCAAGAACCACGCCCAACCGTACATGCGCTCAAACGACTTCTGTTCATCTTGTGAAAAGAAGTCTGCTTCCCGCCGCAGATTCTCCGCCGACAGATGCCGATCAAGGACGTCTCGGATCTGCTGAGCCGATTCGATGGATGGGTACTCCTTCAGCAAACGCACCAGCACCCAGTGCCCATGCACGCTGCTATGCCAATCAAAGGATCCAAAGAACGCCGGGAAGTGCTCTCGCGGCGTCTTGATCTGGTCCTCCGACGAATAGACCAACGAAAGCTTGTTGGGGAACTCAGTGCCGACTCCCTTCAGGACCAGCCTCGCCCAATCGTTGGCGGTCAAATCGTCCAAGGAGTCATGTGACAGCAACGCCGACTGTTCCGCCGATGCTACCGCTGACTGCTTCATCGTTGGGTTCGATGACGGAACTGGTAACTGGGCCAACACGAACGAGCTTCCCAGCCCCCAAAACAAAGCCAGACTTAGCAGCCGAACATTCACGTACAGTTTCTGAAATAGGTTCGACACAGATTGGCTTTCCGAAATGTTGCAGGTTTAAGTCCGGTCCAAGACGATTCTGTACTTCGCGTTGCCTGCACGCAAGTGATCGAGTGCTTCGTTGACGTCACTCATCGGAAAATGCTCTGTCGTTGCCTCGATGTCATGCCGTGCGCAGAATTCCAGCATAGTTGCGGCAGTGGCCGGACTTCCGATTGGGCTGCCCGAAAGCGATTTCTGTCCGGCAATCAATGGAAATGCGGCGGCAGGAATCGGTTCCAAGGCCGCTCCGACCACATGCAGACGGCCGCGTTGCGATAACGCTGCAAAGTACTTTTCCCAATCCAGCGTGACCGCGACGGTAGACAAAATGAAATCAAAAGAACCGGCCGCATCAGTCAGTTCAGAATCGGATCGGGAATTAATAATTTTGTGCGCCCCCAGGCTCTTGGCCTCCTCCGCCTTGCTTGCACTCGACGTGAAGGCGGTCACTTCACATCCCCACTTGTTTAGGAACTGCAATGCCAAGTGCCCCAAACCGCCGATCCCAACCACCCCGACTCGGTGGGTCGGTCTCACGTCGAACTGAACGATCGGATTGAAAACTGTCAGTCCCCCACAAAAGAGCGGCCCAGCCTTCTTGGGGTCAATGCCATCGGGCAGCGGAATCGCCCAAGCTTTCTGGCAACGAACCTTGTCTGCAAAACCGCCGTGACGCCCCACGATCGTGCCCTCGTTGTCTCCGCATAGATTGTGGTCACCGCTCATGCATTGATGGCAAGTCATGCAAGAGCCGCTAGACCAGCCAAGACCTACTGTCTGTCCCACTTTCAAGCGATCCACCCCGGCACCGATGGCTGCGATCGTCCCCGTGATCTCGTGTCCTGGAACGAGTGGATATTCCGTCATTCCCCATTCGTTGTCGATCATTGAGATATCGGAGTGGCAGATGCCGCATGAGGTCACATCGATCTCAACCTCATCATGGCCCAGTGGCCCGACTTGGTACTCAAACGGCTCCAACGCACCACCGGCTTCTTTAACGGCATATGCATGAATTGTTGTCATGTTGATCTAGCTCCCTCGGAAAGACTTGGATGGCGGCTCGACTCGAGTGAGTTTCAAGGACGCCAGAGAGTGGACGCCGAGCAATCCTCGTGCCGTCCTAAAAACAGCTAAATCATATACTCACGGCAATGACTCCAGCTGGACTTAACTGATCAGCCCGCCGCGACGCCAGATTCGGATCGAATCTGTTCGACTTCTCCCGAGGGTCGCTCTAAGATCAAGCGTAACCTCTTCCGCTGCACACCGCGTCCGAAACGGGCGGCTTCGCTGACCAGCACTTTTCATTGGACTGAGTTCGTTTCATGATCCCAACCACACCGATCCAATCAATGTTGCAGATTGCAATCTTGATCGCCGTTCCGACCCTAGCCGCTGCCGACGACGGCTATTGGCCCAATGGCAAAGCGTTTTGCGTGTCGCTTACCTATGATGATGGGCTCCCAAGTCACATCGATCACGCAGTACCGCAGTTGAACGCGGCCAATCTGAAGGGAACCTTTTTCTCACCCGGTGGTGCGACCTATCGCTGGTCGCAAGACGATGTAGAACAGGTCCGCGCGGGCGGCCACGAGTTGGCTGGACACACGATCAAACACCCCTGCGCTCGCAAGTTCGATTGGGTGAAGCCAGGCAATGCTCTGGAAGACTACGACGACGATCGAATGGCCAAAGAACTTGATGAGAACCTAGCCAACTTGGTCGCCAATGGAGTCCAACGCGAGATCGCCACGTTCGCGTACCCATGTGGCAGCACCTATATTGGGGAAGACAAACACACCTACGTCCCGTTGGTCAAGGAACGCTTCTTCGCCGCCCGAACCACCAAGCCTGGATTGGACATTCCACCCTCGGAGACCGTTGATTTATTCGATGTGAAGACACTCGCAGGTCACGAACGCGACCTGAAGTATCAACTCGACCAGGTCACTGACGCGAGAGCCAAGCAGGGTTGGCTGGTCTTCATGTTCCATGGCGTTGGTGGTGACCATCTTGCCATCAGCGCTGAAGATCACCAAGAGATACTTCGAGCATTGCAAGAAGACGACTCTGTCTGGGTTGCCACCTTTCAAGAGGCAGCCGCTTGGGTGAAATCAAAACAAGAAGTCGTCAACACGACGACCACCGAGCCGCTGAGCCCTGAGTCGCTGAGCCCTGAGTCGCTAAGCCCAGGGGAATAGACCCAGGGAATAGACCAGCAGAATAGCCCGGCGGAATTGCATTGCGAGAAAACGTGCACGGTCGTTGTCGGGAACACAGACGCGACCGTACGCTCACGATCTTCACCTCGCCAGTGACCATCGCGGCCTAAAGTTTCCATTCTGATTGAACGTGACTATCCTAGCCAGCTTGGTTCGCCTTGCTTCCTGGGACCCCTTCAATGACCTCTCTTTTAGATCTTGGACGCCGGTTCGGCATCCCTGCATCAGTGTTCACCCTCGCCGCTCTCGTCGTCTGTGGAAACGTTCACGGACAAGACATCACTCGCCGGCAACTCGAGCACAGCGACTACGACCGCTGGAACTCACTCTCGGGGGCAAGACTATCCAACGACGGAAGTTGGATTTTGTACACGCTCCAAAGCGGCGAGATCGACGGCGAAGCCACGCTGCACATTCAGCAAGCCAAGACGGGCCGCGAATACACCATCGAGCGTGGCACTGGTGCGAAAATCACCAGCGACAACCGGTACGCAATCTACCGGATCACGCCTGAAAAGAAGAAGGTGAAACAACTCCGCAAGCAGAAAAAGAAACCCGAAGAGATGCCACTGGCAATTCTGCAGATCCTAGAACTTGAATCAGGTGACCTGCAAACGATTCATGGTGTGCGTTCGTTTGGTGTTCCGGAAGAGAACGGGGACTGGGTCGCCTGCCTGATGGAGAAGTCGCACGACGCCGACGAAATCGATAAGTCTGCTGCGGCGGATCGCGAAGTCTATCAAGTGACGCCGGAAGGTCTTCGGCGTCCCAAGCAAAAGCTAAAGTTGAAGAGCCGCGAGGAAGTCGCTCGCCAACGTGCCAGCATCGCAGCCAACGTCAAAACGGCGACCGAAGAAAAGGAGTCCAAGGGTCAAGCCACTAAAGAAGAATCCGACGGCGACAAGGATGAACAGGACAAGAAAGACAAGCCGGTCGGCACCCCACTTAAGTTGATCAACTTGGACACCAAGGTTCTGCGTGCATTCCCTTCGGTACGGTCCTTTCGATTCGCTAAGAACGGTAAGCGACTCGCTTTCGTGACCTCGGTTGAAATGCCTGAAAAGAACAAATCAAACAAGGTAGCGAAAGCCAGCAAGGCATCGCAATCAAGCCAGACAGAAGAACAGCAGCACAATGCAAAGCAAAACGCTTCCTCCGATTCAGTCAACAAGCAACGCAAAGAACTCGGTCCCGTCGACAGTGTTCACGTTCTCGAACTTGACTCGCTCGATCAACACACGATTCTCAGTGGTGTTGGCGAGTACAAGAGCCTGGCTTTCAACGAAGACGCTTCAAGATTGGCCTTCATCAGCAACAAGGACGACTACGAGTCAAAGACGCCGTCATGGGACCTCTACCTATGGAAAGCCGGAGCCAAATTAGCGAAACGCATTGTTGCCGAAAGCGACCAGGCGATCCCTTCCCAGTGGTGGATCTCTCCGCAATCAAGCCAAGATTTTTCGCAAGATGGTCGTCGGCTGTATTTTGACACGTCACCGATTCCCGATGCCGTTCTGAAGCAGCGTCGCGCCAAAGCGGAAGGCCGCGACGTCAAGGACGACGAAGACAACGAAAAAGCGAAACTGGATATCTGGCACTGGCAGGACCCGAAGCTCCAGCCTCAACAACTCCTTGAAGCCGGGCGAGAACGCAATCGTCGTTATCGTGCTGCCTATGTTCTGAAGTCAAAGAAAACCGTTCAGCTGGAAGACAGTGAACTCCCCACGGTTCGCGTCGACAGTCGTTCCCCCGCCACGATCGCGGTCGCGAACACCGACGTTCCCTATCGCAAGACGCTCTCTTGGGAAGTCCCCGGTTTCCAAGACGTTTACCTAGTGAACCTCAACTCCGGCCGTCGCGAGCGAGTTTTGGAAAAGGTGCGTTGGGATGCTTCGTTATCACCCAAGGGGAAATTCCTGTATTGGTTCGATGCGGTGCAACAAAAGTGGTTTGCCAAATCGACCAAGGGGAAAGATGCGGATACGATCGAGATCAGCCAAGGAATCAAGCATCCGCTCTACAACGAACTGGACGATCGTCCGACCCTACCATCGGCCTACGGATCAGCGGGATGGATGGACAACGACGAAGCACTCTTGATCTACGATTCGCATGATATCTGGAAACTGCACCCCACCGGAAATGCCAAGCCGGTTTGCCTAACGTTGGGCGAGGGACGCAAAAACGACATCCGCTTTCGCTACCAACGCCTCGATTCCAAACAACGCTCGATCGCGCCATCCAGCTCCCTCATCCTGAACGCATTTGACCGCGGCACCAAAGCAAGCGGCTTTTATGCTCTCAACTTAGCGAGCAAGACAGACACGAAAGACAAGCCTGACAACAAGACAAAGTCTTCTAACGAGGCACTGCGTTCGTTGATTATGCTGGACGAGGACCTGAGCGGACTGCGGAAAGCAAAGGACAGCGACCGAGTGATGTTCTCTCGAAGTACATTTCGGGAGTACCCTGATCTTTGGACTAGCACGACTAAGTTTCAAGAGATTCGTCGTGTCAGCGATGCTAACCCACAGCAAGACGAATACTCTTGGGGAACCGCCGAGCTGACCCACTGGAAGGCGAAAGACGGGCAAGACCTCGACGGGATTCTATTGAAACCAGATAACTTCGATCCGTCCAAGCAGTACCCGATGCTCGTCTACTTCTACGAACGCAAGTCGGACAGCCTGCACAGCTACTACCCGCCCCAAGCCGGCCGATCAACGATTTGTTTCAGCTTTTACGTCAGCCGAGGCTATCTCGTTTTCATTCCGGACATCCCGTACAAGACGGGCGAACCCGGCCAGAGTGCCGTCAATTCAATCCTTCCCGGCGTTGACCACTTGGTGGCCCAAGGCTTCGTCGACAATGACCGAGTCGGAATGCAAGGCCACAGCTGGGGCGGCTACCAAACTGCTTACCTCGTGACTCAAACTGACCGATTCGCATGTGCGGAATCAGGAGCACCGGTCAGCAACATGACCAGCGCGTACGGCGGAATTCGTTGGAGCACTGGGATGAGTCGCATGTTCCAGTACGAACGAACGCAAAGCCGAATCGGCGAAGACCTATGGTCGGCACGCGACAAGTATATCGCCAACTCCCCTCTCTTCTTTGCCGATAAGATCAGCACACCGCTGTTGATCTTGCACAATGATCACGACGGTGCGGTTCCGTGGTACCAGGGGATCGAATTGTTCGTGGCACTGCGCCGACTCGAAAAGCCAGCTTGGATGCTCAACTACAACGGCGATCCACACTGGGTCATGGGTGACTACAATCGCCGCGACTTTGCGATTCGCATGCAACAATTCTTTGACCACTATTTGATGGACGCACCGGAACCCGAGTGGATGGCGGTTGGAGTCCCCGCTGTCGAAAAGGGAGAAAACGATGGTCTCGAATTGCTCGAACCAGCGTCACCCGCACCAACCCAAGAGTGATGCGGCACCGCATAGTTACCCAAGGCCAACGATGCGGTTTTCCAAGTACGAAACCAGGAATCCCGACAATTGTCAGATGTATTACAATTGGAAACAGCCAACTCGACTAAGATTTGTCGATTCTGTTGAAGATCCTGGATCGCCCTGATTCAACCTCCCTTCTGGCAGTTCTTTATTAAACGAGCAAATGCCTCGCCAATAAGCAGTTCAAAAGCAGCAAATTCTATATTGAGAAGATATTGCAGATATCATTGCGGGTTTGAGGCCGATGCCACGCGTCTTCTAATAACCACCTAATTCGCTCTCTCGCAGCGGTCTTGCTCTTAACGAACTAAATTATTTGACCGGATGGACGTTGTGGGTGCATTCACTGGTAACGTTGCTGCTAAGATGGTCAGGAACACAGATTACGTTGCCATGGCAATGTTGGTCGACAGGAACAACCACCGCCGCCCGAATCGATAGCGACTTGTGATTGTGAATATCGCGACCAGCACAAGTTTCGGATGACACGATCAGGACGACCTCGTTGCGGGTCTACCAACACAACGGATCTCTATCATAACGGATCTCCAACACTCAGCGGGGCAGTGAGTGTTGGAAGTCCGTGATCTAGTCTGCTAACTTTGCCCTACACCGTGCGACGATCCTATCACGGCAATCAAACGCATTGATATTGGTCTTTCAACCAACTGGTAACGTGACTGAACAATGCTTCAGTGGAGATGGAAGGTTTTGACGACCTCCGCTACAGCCTACGGCATTCCCCAATATGCTCTAGCTCAACCATATCTTCTGGCCGAACCAACCAAAATAGATATCAGTCACGGTCGACTAAAGCCCGTCAACTGGCACACTGTCTCGGCCTCTGGGTGTCATCAACGCTTGCCAGACCCGCATGTCGATTGAATCGGTGACATAGCGAGTCCCGCCATCGGCCATTCCTACGTTGACACCGTCAGTATGAGCCGACGAGGGCCGGGCGAGATCGGCCGCATTCCTGGGAGTCAACTGGAACGATTCGGTCATCGATCGAAGCCCATTGATTCGGTGGATCTCACGTGGTTGCTTGCCACCGGTCCAATCCACTCCGTGCCATACCATCGAATTCGTAAACCGACTAAGCGGCGGGTAAAAGACCTCGTCGGGGTGTTCAGCAAAGATCAAATCATCGTCGTTGACGAACCCAGATCGATGCCAAGGCAACGCGTGAAGCGATTCTGAAAACAAGACCGTGTTGCCGGCGCCGTCGCGAAAGTCATCCAACGTAAGCGGTTTCGCGAGGGCAACATGCTCGTCTCCACCGGATGTCTCAAAACGTGCCGCCACTTGGTTGCCAAAGACACCAAACTCTTCACCCATCGACTCTGCGAACGAGATCGTCTTGGCGGTTCCATCAGGATGCAGAATTGTATGTTTGCCAACCACCAAATCCGTCGGCGGAAAGAAAACGCCCGCGTTGGCGACGTAACTGTTCCGGCCATGATCTTCACCCTGGGATCGATCGCTCGGACACTGCATGGTCCCTAGATTCGGTGCCGCCAAGGGATGGAAACCTTGACCACTCAATCCTTTCGTCGGACCAGTTTCTCGGATGCCGTTGTGGTCGCTTGAAAGAACCACTGACGCGTTCGACAAAATCGGGTAGCGATCTTCCGTCCAATGTTCATACGTAGGTTGAGCGTCCAAAAATGGCAAGAAGGCCACCGCCCAGCTTCCAATCTTACGGTGAGGAGCAAGATGCGGCGAACCCGACTCGGGCGAGGCAGAACTCGGGTCATTTAGCGTTTGTAAAAGACTCTCGGTTTCAGCGTCCCACCCAAAGTGCCCAAACTCCATCGCCCAACCAGGCAATTCACCGTTGAAATTCTCATATATGATCGAAGCCAAAGCTAGATTTTTCACTTGCGTTTGGCATTGGGAGCGGCGGACTGGACCTCTTCTGTCCTGCAATGCCGGTAACAACAAGCCAACCACAACAAACATGCAAAACAAGACGATCACCACATCCCGCAACTTCATTC
The DNA window shown above is from Neorhodopirellula lusitana and carries:
- a CDS encoding alpha/beta hydrolase family protein, with translation MTSLLDLGRRFGIPASVFTLAALVVCGNVHGQDITRRQLEHSDYDRWNSLSGARLSNDGSWILYTLQSGEIDGEATLHIQQAKTGREYTIERGTGAKITSDNRYAIYRITPEKKKVKQLRKQKKKPEEMPLAILQILELESGDLQTIHGVRSFGVPEENGDWVACLMEKSHDADEIDKSAAADREVYQVTPEGLRRPKQKLKLKSREEVARQRASIAANVKTATEEKESKGQATKEESDGDKDEQDKKDKPVGTPLKLINLDTKVLRAFPSVRSFRFAKNGKRLAFVTSVEMPEKNKSNKVAKASKASQSSQTEEQQHNAKQNASSDSVNKQRKELGPVDSVHVLELDSLDQHTILSGVGEYKSLAFNEDASRLAFISNKDDYESKTPSWDLYLWKAGAKLAKRIVAESDQAIPSQWWISPQSSQDFSQDGRRLYFDTSPIPDAVLKQRRAKAEGRDVKDDEDNEKAKLDIWHWQDPKLQPQQLLEAGRERNRRYRAAYVLKSKKTVQLEDSELPTVRVDSRSPATIAVANTDVPYRKTLSWEVPGFQDVYLVNLNSGRRERVLEKVRWDASLSPKGKFLYWFDAVQQKWFAKSTKGKDADTIEISQGIKHPLYNELDDRPTLPSAYGSAGWMDNDEALLIYDSHDIWKLHPTGNAKPVCLTLGEGRKNDIRFRYQRLDSKQRSIAPSSSLILNAFDRGTKASGFYALNLASKTDTKDKPDNKTKSSNEALRSLIMLDEDLSGLRKAKDSDRVMFSRSTFREYPDLWTSTTKFQEIRRVSDANPQQDEYSWGTAELTHWKAKDGQDLDGILLKPDNFDPSKQYPMLVYFYERKSDSLHSYYPPQAGRSTICFSFYVSRGYLVFIPDIPYKTGEPGQSAVNSILPGVDHLVAQGFVDNDRVGMQGHSWGGYQTAYLVTQTDRFACAESGAPVSNMTSAYGGIRWSTGMSRMFQYERTQSRIGEDLWSARDKYIANSPLFFADKISTPLLILHNDHDGAVPWYQGIELFVALRRLEKPAWMLNYNGDPHWVMGDYNRRDFAIRMQQFFDHYLMDAPEPEWMAVGVPAVEKGENDGLELLEPASPAPTQE
- a CDS encoding DUF1559 domain-containing protein, giving the protein MSSRRAGMKLRDVVIVLFCMFVVVGLLLPALQDRRGPVRRSQCQTQVKNLALASIIYENFNGELPGWAMEFGHFGWDAETESLLQTLNDPSSASPESGSPHLAPHRKIGSWAVAFLPFLDAQPTYEHWTEDRYPILSNASVVLSSDHNGIRETGPTKGLSGQGFHPLAAPNLGTMQCPSDRSQGEDHGRNSYVANAGVFFPPTDLVVGKHTILHPDGTAKTISFAESMGEEFGVFGNQVAARFETSGGDEHVALAKPLTLDDFRDGAGNTVLFSESLHALPWHRSGFVNDDDLIFAEHPDEVFYPPLSRFTNSMVWHGVDWTGGKQPREIHRINGLRSMTESFQLTPRNAADLARPSSAHTDGVNVGMADGGTRYVTDSIDMRVWQALMTPRGRDSVPVDGL